From a region of the Constantimarinum furrinae genome:
- a CDS encoding O-antigen ligase family protein, with translation MKRITAIKKVTYLQLILIHIVMGLVVFVAVGTAKFILLGIIVYFIFRIFNAGNRNDEVLLAAAYVTGFEVFSRMTGGVGISYEFAKYAVIGFLVLGMFFKGFKRTSWPYAFFVIFLVPGILFSAINLNYESNFINAISFNLSGPLCLAISAMYCYNRRMSPERLQHILLAALLPIIAMTAFLYFYTPNIRDVLSGTQSNFEASGGYGPNQVATILGLGMFILFSRLFIIKSRLVNIIDLTLLALVSYRAIVTFSRGGVITAAICGIVFFIVFFYSADLKHKATLVPKVIAIGSVVLVTWLFTSFSTLGLIDKRYSNQDAAGRVKEDITTGRAELIDSELEAFYERPFTGIGVGKIKEYRLEQTGRLSATHNEVSRILSEHGIFGLLSLVVLVLTPIVFRMRNRSNVYLFSFFIFWLLTINHSSMRIAAPAFIYGLALISIVYAKKKPALHRE, from the coding sequence TTGAAGAGAATCACGGCCATAAAAAAAGTAACCTACTTACAATTGATCCTTATTCATATTGTGATGGGGTTGGTGGTATTTGTCGCTGTTGGAACGGCAAAATTTATTTTGCTGGGCATTATCGTCTATTTTATTTTCAGAATATTTAATGCCGGAAACAGAAACGATGAGGTATTATTGGCTGCTGCCTATGTAACAGGCTTTGAGGTGTTTTCACGTATGACCGGTGGCGTGGGGATATCTTACGAATTCGCCAAATATGCAGTAATAGGTTTTCTGGTATTGGGGATGTTTTTTAAGGGTTTTAAGCGAACCTCGTGGCCTTATGCCTTTTTTGTTATTTTTCTCGTTCCCGGTATACTTTTCTCCGCAATCAATTTAAATTACGAATCCAATTTTATTAATGCGATCAGTTTTAATTTAAGCGGACCCTTATGTCTGGCTATATCGGCCATGTATTGTTACAACCGGCGCATGTCTCCGGAACGACTGCAACATATACTGCTGGCGGCCTTGTTGCCTATCATTGCCATGACTGCCTTTTTATATTTCTATACACCGAACATCAGAGATGTACTTTCCGGAACTCAGTCTAACTTCGAGGCTTCGGGGGGTTATGGACCCAATCAAGTGGCTACCATCCTCGGCCTTGGAATGTTCATACTATTCTCACGATTGTTTATTATAAAAAGTCGGCTGGTAAATATAATTGATCTTACACTGCTCGCATTAGTTAGTTACCGCGCTATTGTAACTTTTTCAAGAGGAGGAGTAATTACAGCGGCTATTTGCGGGATAGTGTTTTTTATAGTGTTCTTTTACAGTGCCGATCTAAAACATAAAGCCACACTGGTTCCAAAAGTAATAGCGATAGGCAGCGTTGTTCTGGTAACCTGGTTGTTTACTTCATTTTCAACCCTGGGGTTGATCGATAAAAGGTATTCCAATCAGGATGCCGCGGGACGGGTAAAAGAGGATATTACAACAGGAAGGGCCGAACTTATTGACAGTGAGTTGGAGGCGTTCTATGAACGACCTTTTACCGGAATTGGAGTAGGAAAGATCAAGGAATATCGGTTAGAACAAACAGGACGGCTTTCGGCCACCCATAATGAAGTAAGCCGCATACTTTCGGAACATGGCATCTTCGGGTTACTATCCTTAGTCGTATTGGTGCTTACCCCTATCGTTTTTAGGATGAGGAACAGATCGAACGTATATTTATTTTCATTCTTTATATTTTGGCTACTAACGATCAATCACTCGTCCATGCGGATTGCTGCACCCGCATTTATCTATGGTCTGGCATTAATTTCAATTGTATATGCAAAGAAAAAGCCTGCTCTACATAGGGAATAA
- a CDS encoding glycosyltransferase, translated as MKVLQLIDSLEPGGAERIAVTYANSLCDPLEASFLCTTRAEGLLKGALKDKVGYLFLKKKRTLDYSALFRLKRFVKANKIDIVQAHTTSYFFATLLKLIYPKIQLIWHEHHGNRIHTKGSDHKALYWCSKFFSKIVVVNPDLKRWCETNLATKEVIYIPNFIVFEGEPEEVQTRSNIICCLANLRDPKNHMLLLKAFRRIHEAHPDWKLQLIGKDFNDNYSEGLKNFIKEHRLSAAVTIEGSISAVQPQLQQATIGVLSSSSEGLPMSLLEYGMAGLYPIATNVGYCREVISTFGAVVESNNEEALTTALRIAIEDRTWRIQQAGLYTAHIKKHYSLEGVLPELLKIYKN; from the coding sequence ATGAAAGTCCTTCAGCTTATAGATTCACTGGAACCCGGAGGAGCCGAACGTATTGCTGTTACTTATGCCAATAGTTTGTGTGATCCTTTGGAAGCTTCGTTTTTATGCACTACCCGGGCTGAAGGGTTGCTGAAAGGGGCATTAAAGGATAAAGTGGGGTACTTATTTCTAAAGAAAAAGCGAACGCTGGATTATTCTGCCCTTTTTCGTCTTAAACGATTCGTAAAAGCCAATAAGATTGATATCGTACAGGCGCATACCACTTCTTATTTTTTTGCAACATTACTGAAGCTCATTTACCCTAAAATTCAGCTAATTTGGCACGAACATCATGGCAACCGGATCCATACCAAAGGATCGGATCATAAAGCACTCTATTGGTGCTCGAAGTTTTTCAGTAAAATAGTCGTAGTTAATCCTGATCTAAAACGGTGGTGCGAAACCAATCTGGCTACAAAAGAAGTGATTTATATCCCAAATTTTATTGTGTTCGAAGGGGAACCGGAAGAGGTTCAAACCCGTAGTAACATCATTTGTTGTCTGGCCAATCTACGCGACCCTAAAAATCATATGCTGTTGCTTAAAGCATTCAGAAGAATACATGAAGCGCATCCCGATTGGAAACTGCAGCTTATCGGAAAGGATTTTAATGATAACTATTCCGAAGGCTTAAAAAATTTTATTAAAGAACACAGGCTCTCTGCAGCTGTGACCATCGAAGGAAGTATTTCGGCGGTACAACCCCAATTACAACAGGCAACTATTGGAGTATTGTCTTCGTCCAGTGAAGGATTGCCTATGTCATTATTAGAGTACGGCATGGCAGGATTATATCCAATTGCTACCAACGTGGGGTATTGCCGGGAAGTTATTAGTACATTTGGAGCTGTAGTGGAAAGCAATAATGAAGAAGCATTGACCACTGCACTGAGAATAGCCATTGAGGACAGGACATGGCGGATTCAGCAAGCCGGCTTATATACTGCCCATATTAAAAAACATTATTCGCTGGAAGGAGTTTTGCCCGAACTTTTGAAAATTTACAAGAATTGA
- a CDS encoding glycosyltransferase family 4 protein, with translation MTFSIITHTPHIIKDSSWFAYGPYVREMNIWGKHVDEIIVVAPVSKAEISKIHLAYSHSTITVYPVPAISFTSFFEAIQAIVFIPYIKFQILRAMLKSDHIHLRCPGNIGLLGCFIQILFPKKPKTAKYAGNWDPKSKQPWSYRLQKWLLSNTFLSRNIKVLVYGAWPGQSKNIRSFFTATYPKLKIATHRKRDYTGELNFLFVGSLAPGKQPLYAVELIEQLNEHGFSCRLDLYGEGAERHKLETYIEMHGLKEVVALHGNESAERIEQAYQDSHFLILPSRSEGWPKVVAEAMFWGVIPVVTRISCVPWMLEHGERGMLLDNRIEIDLERLQSLIRNKEKLTSMSKKGQEWSQQYTLDQFEAEITKLLK, from the coding sequence ATGACCTTTTCCATTATCACACATACGCCGCACATCATTAAGGATTCTTCCTGGTTTGCCTACGGACCGTATGTGAGGGAAATGAATATTTGGGGGAAGCATGTGGATGAAATCATTGTGGTAGCTCCCGTTTCCAAAGCTGAAATATCCAAGATTCATCTTGCCTATTCCCATAGCACCATAACCGTATATCCCGTACCGGCAATTTCATTTACTTCATTTTTTGAGGCTATACAGGCGATCGTGTTTATTCCGTATATAAAATTTCAGATATTAAGGGCGATGCTAAAGTCAGATCATATTCATTTGCGATGCCCGGGAAATATCGGACTGCTGGGATGTTTTATTCAAATACTTTTTCCGAAGAAACCCAAGACTGCCAAATACGCCGGAAACTGGGACCCCAAATCGAAACAACCTTGGAGTTACCGACTTCAGAAATGGTTATTATCTAATACTTTTTTAAGCAGGAATATAAAGGTGTTGGTCTATGGGGCCTGGCCCGGACAGTCAAAGAATATAAGATCGTTTTTTACCGCCACGTATCCAAAACTTAAAATAGCCACGCATCGAAAACGTGATTATACCGGAGAACTTAATTTTTTATTTGTAGGCAGTCTTGCTCCGGGAAAACAGCCACTATATGCGGTGGAACTTATTGAACAGCTTAATGAACACGGATTCAGTTGCCGTCTTGATCTCTATGGTGAGGGAGCAGAGCGGCATAAGCTTGAGACTTATATAGAAATGCACGGATTAAAGGAGGTAGTTGCCTTACATGGTAACGAGTCGGCAGAAAGGATAGAACAGGCATACCAAGACAGCCACTTTTTGATTTTACCTTCCAGATCGGAAGGATGGCCCAAGGTTGTGGCAGAAGCCATGTTCTGGGGTGTTATTCCGGTGGTCACGAGGATTTCATGTGTTCCCTGGATGTTGGAACACGGAGAACGGGGAATGTTACTTGACAATAGGATCGAAATAGATCTGGAGCGTTTACAGTCGCTCATAAGAAACAAAGAAAAACTCACTAGTATGTCAAAAAAAGGACAGGAGTGGTCACAACAGTATACGTTAGATCAATTTGAAGCGGAAATTACTAAATTGCTGAAATGA
- a CDS encoding glycosyltransferase family 4 protein — translation MHIVFLSHEYPLWSPGGAGTFLQTFGRTLAENGHQVLILGVGKSDQEELLDDKGVQLIRLKKNTSNVPNFMYNALVINKRLKEIEADHKIDIIESAELGLGIISRKHPAKKVIRLHGGHHFFAEAEKRGINWRKGLLEKRSFNKADGFIAVSNYVKEHTAKYLSYHGKPVAVINYPIDTDLEEPNVKVDCDRILFAGTVCEKKGVRELIEAFKIVRERYPEKHLDIFGRDWFFPDGRSYIEMLKHRYDETYLENVTFHGSIPREELNKRYAEAALCVFPSHMETQGLVTLEAMLLKKAVIFSEYGPGPETIDHGKTGFLCDVYKPEDIAQKILWCLDNPEALEEIGETARQQVLAKYNKNTILEKNLKFYQSLLT, via the coding sequence ATGCATATAGTCTTTCTTTCACACGAATATCCCTTATGGTCACCCGGAGGTGCGGGTACTTTTTTACAAACCTTTGGCAGGACCCTTGCCGAAAACGGTCACCAGGTGCTTATATTAGGAGTCGGAAAGAGCGATCAAGAAGAACTACTGGACGATAAAGGCGTGCAGCTTATAAGGTTGAAAAAGAATACGAGTAATGTTCCCAACTTTATGTACAACGCTCTGGTGATCAATAAACGCTTAAAGGAAATTGAAGCCGATCATAAGATCGATATCATTGAGTCGGCTGAACTCGGACTCGGGATCATTTCCAGAAAGCATCCGGCCAAAAAGGTAATCCGTTTGCACGGAGGGCATCATTTCTTTGCAGAAGCTGAAAAACGTGGGATCAACTGGCGAAAGGGACTGCTGGAAAAGCGATCCTTTAATAAAGCCGACGGATTTATAGCCGTCTCTAATTATGTCAAGGAGCATACCGCTAAATATTTAAGCTATCACGGTAAACCCGTGGCGGTGATCAATTATCCCATAGATACAGATCTCGAGGAACCTAATGTCAAGGTGGACTGCGACCGTATACTTTTTGCAGGAACGGTTTGTGAGAAAAAGGGAGTGAGAGAACTTATTGAAGCCTTTAAAATAGTGCGAGAACGCTACCCCGAAAAACATCTCGATATTTTTGGAAGAGATTGGTTTTTTCCCGATGGACGCTCTTATATTGAAATGCTAAAACACCGGTATGACGAAACTTATCTGGAAAATGTGACCTTCCACGGAAGTATTCCCAGAGAAGAACTCAACAAACGATATGCCGAAGCAGCCCTTTGTGTATTTCCTTCACATATGGAAACTCAGGGATTGGTCACACTGGAAGCGATGCTGTTGAAAAAAGCGGTGATCTTTTCGGAATACGGTCCGGGACCCGAGACCATCGATCATGGGAAAACCGGATTTTTATGTGATGTGTATAAACCTGAAGACATAGCCCAAAAGATACTTTGGTGTCTGGATAATCCTGAGGCGCTTGAAGAAATAGGGGAAACCGCGCGACAACAGGTGCTGGCGAAGTACAACAAGAACACCATACTGGAAAAGAACCTGAAATTCTATCAAAGCCTTCTTACATGA
- a CDS encoding MGDG synthase family glycosyltransferase: MKRILVLVPDGVGIKNYLYSNVFEGNDVSVSLFHNFDADTLSQIESSISIEGSLELPAYKESIREKFLRELIHLSRLKYNARKVSNPTILKFWKREHKSAKLKLFYRMVTLASARIKTYDQILKLESKYDGAVRKNPFYSKITAILKKENPDVLFCTHQRALKAPGVFAAARDLGIPTSTVIYSWDNIPKARLALRADSYLVWSQYMKKELQQFYPEISSEAIEVTGTPQFEFYYEPKNIIAKEDFYSTYHLNPDKKIICFSGDDIRTSPYDPHYLNDLAEAIARSGLDKDTQIVFRRCPVDLSNRYDWVLEKFPSLIISMPPLWNFNSKKWTAVYPTMDDVKLLVSLARYADVVINVGSTMAFDFGMFQKPCVYINYDHVPDPNWSVKTIYNYQHFRSMPDQNSVYWFNDRSEIPEVLKHAMNDNSGRINEWFKIVAEYPETASEKIRKALR; encoded by the coding sequence GTGAAACGAATTCTGGTGTTAGTACCCGACGGGGTAGGGATAAAGAATTATTTGTATTCTAACGTTTTTGAAGGAAACGATGTCTCTGTATCGCTGTTTCATAATTTTGATGCCGATACATTATCGCAGATCGAAAGTTCAATTTCTATTGAAGGATCATTAGAGTTGCCGGCCTATAAAGAGAGCATTAGGGAAAAATTCCTGAGAGAACTTATTCATCTCTCCCGACTTAAATACAACGCCCGTAAAGTTTCAAACCCTACCATACTTAAATTCTGGAAAAGAGAGCATAAAAGCGCGAAGTTAAAACTGTTTTATCGCATGGTAACGCTGGCTTCAGCCAGAATTAAAACGTACGATCAAATCTTAAAACTCGAATCTAAATACGACGGGGCAGTTCGTAAAAATCCGTTTTACTCCAAAATAACGGCCATACTCAAAAAGGAAAATCCCGATGTATTGTTTTGTACGCATCAAAGGGCTTTAAAAGCTCCTGGAGTTTTTGCCGCGGCACGTGATTTGGGAATCCCAACCTCCACTGTGATCTATTCGTGGGATAATATTCCAAAGGCCCGTCTGGCACTGCGCGCAGATTCCTATCTGGTCTGGTCACAGTATATGAAAAAGGAACTGCAACAGTTCTATCCGGAGATTTCATCAGAAGCCATTGAAGTTACAGGTACTCCGCAGTTCGAGTTCTACTATGAGCCAAAGAACATCATTGCTAAGGAAGATTTTTACAGCACTTACCATCTTAATCCCGATAAAAAGATTATCTGCTTTTCGGGGGATGATATTCGCACGTCTCCCTATGATCCGCATTATTTGAATGATCTGGCTGAAGCAATTGCACGCTCGGGATTGGATAAGGATACACAGATCGTATTCAGAAGATGTCCGGTGGATCTTTCAAACCGCTACGATTGGGTACTAGAGAAATTTCCGTCACTTATTATCTCCATGCCGCCTCTATGGAATTTTAACTCCAAGAAATGGACAGCCGTTTATCCAACTATGGATGATGTAAAACTTTTGGTGAGCCTGGCACGGTATGCCGACGTGGTGATCAATGTTGGATCTACTATGGCATTCGACTTCGGAATGTTTCAGAAACCCTGTGTTTATATCAATTACGATCATGTTCCGGATCCCAACTGGAGTGTAAAAACTATTTATAACTATCAGCATTTCCGAAGTATGCCGGATCAAAATTCTGTATATTGGTTCAACGATAGATCGGAGATTCCAGAGGTCTTAAAACACGCAATGAACGACAACAGTGGGAGAATAAATGAATGGTTTAAGATCGTTGCAGAATATCCCGAAACGGCTTCAGAAAAAATACGTAAAGCGCTTAGGTAA
- a CDS encoding MBOAT family O-acyltransferase, whose translation MLFNSFEFFIFLPVVFCLYWFVFKRSIKAQNVLLLIASYVFYGWWDWRFLSLILFSTLVDYAVGLKLGASEKKGVRKGLLVISLLVNLGLLGVFKYYNFFVESWIDAWGAVGIPMNATTLNIILPVGISFYTFQTLSYSIDVYRNKLQPTRNFIAFAAFVSFFPQLVAGPIERASNLLPQFFKDRSFTYDQGVTGMRMILYGLFKKVVIADNCAPYVDDIFLNYSEYSSPVLVLGAVLFAVQIYGDFSGYSDIAIGTARLFGFNLMTNFRYPYFSRNIGEFWRRWHISLSTWFRDYLYIPLGGSRGNTYQQLRNVLIIFVVSGFWHGANWTFIAWGGLHALFFIPLLFFGRNRKYLNAVAEDRIFPHFKEALAILGTFAMVTFAWIFFRADSITHAFDYIRSIVISEDYTSLSTKTTYLINIKPLFLLLIFFMIIEWFSREREQFVGQFLQQRSVLRYAMYFVLMLFIILSFNNEATSFIYFQF comes from the coding sequence ATGCTATTCAATTCATTCGAATTCTTCATTTTCCTGCCGGTCGTATTCTGTTTGTATTGGTTTGTATTTAAACGATCCATTAAAGCACAAAATGTGCTTTTGCTCATTGCCAGTTATGTGTTCTACGGTTGGTGGGACTGGAGATTTCTTTCGCTTATCCTGTTCAGTACGCTGGTAGATTATGCGGTGGGTTTAAAACTGGGTGCTTCAGAAAAAAAAGGAGTGAGGAAGGGATTGTTGGTAATTAGTTTGCTGGTTAATCTCGGTTTGCTGGGCGTTTTTAAGTATTATAATTTCTTTGTAGAGAGTTGGATCGATGCCTGGGGTGCTGTGGGAATTCCAATGAACGCAACTACACTTAACATTATCTTACCTGTAGGAATTTCTTTTTATACGTTTCAGACTTTGAGTTATTCGATAGATGTGTATAGAAATAAGTTGCAACCGACCCGAAATTTTATTGCATTTGCCGCTTTCGTCTCTTTCTTTCCACAGCTGGTAGCCGGACCTATCGAGCGGGCTTCAAACCTGCTTCCGCAATTCTTTAAAGATCGAAGTTTCACATACGATCAGGGAGTTACCGGTATGCGAATGATCCTATACGGACTCTTTAAAAAAGTGGTTATAGCCGATAACTGCGCTCCTTATGTAGATGATATTTTCCTCAACTACTCCGAGTATTCCAGTCCGGTGCTGGTGTTGGGAGCTGTATTGTTTGCTGTACAGATCTATGGAGATTTTTCGGGCTATAGTGATATTGCTATTGGAACAGCACGATTGTTCGGATTTAATTTAATGACGAACTTCAGATACCCTTACTTTTCCCGGAATATTGGTGAATTCTGGAGACGTTGGCATATTTCACTTTCTACCTGGTTTCGCGATTATCTGTATATCCCTCTGGGTGGTTCGCGAGGTAATACATACCAGCAACTACGCAATGTGCTTATCATTTTTGTAGTAAGCGGATTCTGGCATGGCGCCAACTGGACGTTTATAGCCTGGGGTGGTCTACATGCCTTGTTTTTTATTCCTTTATTATTCTTCGGAAGGAATAGAAAATACTTGAATGCAGTGGCCGAAGACCGTATTTTTCCTCACTTTAAAGAAGCCCTGGCTATTTTGGGAACCTTTGCGATGGTCACATTTGCCTGGATATTTTTCAGAGCAGATTCCATTACACATGCGTTTGATTATATTCGGTCTATAGTCATTTCTGAAGATTATACCTCCCTTTCCACAAAGACCACCTATTTAATTAATATAAAACCATTGTTTTTGCTGCTGATTTTCTTTATGATCATTGAATGGTTTAGTCGAGAACGGGAACAATTTGTGGGACAGTTTTTACAGCAACGATCGGTTTTACGCTATGCTATGTATTTTGTTTTAATGCTATTTATAATTTTAAGCTTTAATAACGAAGCCACCAGCTTTATCTACTTTCAGTTTTAA
- a CDS encoding acylneuraminate cytidylyltransferase family protein yields MKILGLIPARAGSKGIPDKNRKELAGKPLLLYTIEAALAANSLDRVVFSSEDETLRNMAENAGVEVPFIRPTHLAEDHSGSLEVVQHALKELSAQGSEYDAVCLLQVTTPFRTASDIDAAVSAFISAKTDSLISVQEVPHQYNPHWVFERNKDNSLQLATGASSIIKRRQDLPPAYIRDGAIYITKTSVLLEDNSFFGKSISSIQLNPDTHVNIDTEEDWIWAEKIATSLK; encoded by the coding sequence ATGAAGATCCTAGGTCTAATACCGGCACGGGCAGGGAGCAAGGGAATTCCCGATAAGAACCGAAAGGAGCTGGCCGGAAAACCGCTTTTATTGTACACAATAGAAGCTGCTTTAGCCGCAAATTCCTTAGACCGTGTAGTTTTTTCTTCGGAAGACGAAACCCTGCGAAACATGGCCGAAAATGCCGGGGTCGAAGTACCTTTTATCCGTCCTACACATTTGGCTGAAGATCATTCGGGATCATTGGAAGTAGTTCAACACGCATTAAAAGAACTTTCGGCACAGGGCAGTGAATATGATGCCGTTTGTCTGCTTCAGGTAACTACGCCATTTAGGACTGCATCCGACATCGATGCGGCGGTTTCAGCATTTATTTCGGCCAAAACCGATTCACTTATTTCGGTACAGGAAGTGCCCCATCAATACAATCCGCATTGGGTATTTGAACGTAATAAAGACAATAGCTTGCAACTGGCAACCGGAGCAAGTTCAATTATAAAACGAAGACAGGATCTACCTCCTGCTTATATACGGGACGGAGCTATCTATATTACAAAGACTTCGGTGCTGCTAGAAGATAATTCGTTCTTCGGAAAAAGCATTTCGTCTATCCAATTGAACCCGGATACTCATGTGAATATCGATACAGAAGAAGATTGGATATGGGCTGAAAAAATTGCCACATCCTTGAAATAA
- the neuC gene encoding UDP-N-acetylglucosamine 2-epimerase, which yields MTKKRKICAVITARPSYSRVKTALQAIKDHPALELQLVVAGSALLDRYGTAVNFIERDGFTINEKVFIVLEGENKTAMAKTTGLGVMELANVFYNLQPDAVLTIADRFETIATSIAAAYQNIPLIHLQGGEVTGNIDEKVRHANTKLADLHFVTSEDARERVIKMGEDEDYVFNTGCPSIDLAAEIVRNPKLDFDPIEKYGGVGGTFSADQDYLVVMQHPVTTEYDEAKRDVQKTLTVIDALQIPTFWFWPNVDAGADGTSNAIRSYREEHNPKHIRFFKNMEPFDFLKLLINSKCLIGNSSVGIRECSFMGVPVVNIGTRQNRRLRGTNVIDVPYDSDLIKKAIEQQLDTPRNERSEIYGAGKSGKKIADIIANIELRFHKTITY from the coding sequence ATGACTAAAAAAAGAAAAATATGTGCCGTAATTACCGCCAGACCCTCATATAGTAGGGTGAAAACGGCATTACAGGCCATAAAAGACCATCCGGCATTGGAATTACAATTGGTGGTTGCGGGTTCGGCCTTGCTGGATCGTTACGGTACGGCTGTAAATTTTATTGAACGCGACGGATTTACCATTAACGAAAAGGTGTTTATCGTGCTCGAAGGAGAAAATAAGACGGCCATGGCAAAGACCACCGGGCTGGGTGTTATGGAGCTGGCCAATGTGTTTTATAACCTGCAACCCGATGCCGTACTTACCATAGCCGATCGATTTGAAACCATCGCCACTTCCATTGCTGCGGCATATCAGAATATTCCTTTAATTCATTTACAAGGGGGAGAGGTAACCGGAAATATTGATGAAAAGGTGCGACATGCGAATACCAAGCTGGCGGATCTACATTTTGTGACTTCGGAAGATGCCCGAGAACGGGTGATTAAAATGGGGGAAGATGAAGATTATGTATTTAATACCGGCTGTCCGTCCATAGACCTTGCCGCAGAGATCGTTAGAAACCCGAAACTCGATTTCGATCCTATTGAAAAATATGGTGGCGTAGGTGGTACATTTTCTGCAGATCAGGATTATCTCGTGGTGATGCAGCATCCCGTAACCACCGAATACGATGAAGCGAAGCGAGATGTCCAAAAAACACTTACGGTGATCGATGCATTGCAGATCCCTACGTTTTGGTTCTGGCCCAATGTAGACGCCGGAGCAGACGGTACCTCTAATGCGATTCGCTCGTACAGAGAAGAACACAACCCAAAGCATATCCGATTCTTTAAGAATATGGAGCCCTTCGATTTTTTAAAACTGCTCATCAACAGCAAATGCTTAATAGGCAACAGCAGCGTGGGCATACGAGAATGTTCGTTTATGGGGGTACCGGTGGTAAACATCGGAACACGACAAAATCGACGTCTTCGCGGAACCAACGTGATTGATGTTCCCTACGATAGCGACTTAATTAAGAAGGCTATTGAGCAACAACTTGATACTCCCAGGAATGAGCGAAGCGAGATCTACGGAGCGGGAAAGAGCGGTAAGAAAATAGCCGATATCATTGCAAATATCGAATTGCGATTTCATAAAACGATTACGTATTAA
- a CDS encoding N-acetylneuraminate synthase family protein encodes MFTIAEIGQAHDGSLGMLHAYIDAVAATGVNAIKFQTHIAEAESSVHEPFRIKFSQQDETRYDYWKRMEFTPEQWVGIGKHCKEAGLIFMSSPFSNAAVDVLEKAGVEQYKIGSGEVNNFLLLKNVIATGKPIIISSGMSSFDELDKTADFLKQHSATFSILQCTTDYPTQPENYGLNVIQQLKERYGVPVGFSDHSAKVATGIAAVALGAEILEFHVVFNRNMFGPDVSSSLTIDETKSLVEGANDIYTALRNPVDKADNSAYTQLKQIFEKSLAVNKKLPQGHILEFGDLEAKKPKGYGIDAAKYTEVIGKPLKMGLDQWDFLTEDAIDLND; translated from the coding sequence ATGTTCACTATCGCTGAAATTGGCCAGGCCCACGACGGAAGTTTAGGAATGCTACACGCATATATCGATGCTGTGGCGGCAACCGGGGTGAATGCCATAAAATTTCAGACTCATATTGCCGAAGCCGAAAGCAGTGTACATGAGCCTTTTCGGATAAAATTTTCTCAGCAGGACGAAACACGCTACGATTATTGGAAACGAATGGAATTTACTCCAGAACAATGGGTTGGTATTGGGAAGCATTGCAAAGAAGCAGGCCTTATCTTTATGAGCAGTCCGTTTAGCAACGCCGCGGTAGATGTACTCGAGAAAGCAGGCGTGGAACAATATAAAATAGGTAGTGGGGAAGTGAATAATTTCTTATTACTGAAAAATGTGATCGCCACCGGAAAGCCCATCATTATATCCAGCGGGATGAGTTCGTTCGACGAATTGGATAAAACCGCAGACTTTCTGAAGCAGCACAGCGCCACCTTCAGCATTTTACAGTGTACTACCGACTATCCGACCCAGCCCGAAAATTACGGATTGAATGTGATCCAACAATTAAAGGAACGATACGGAGTACCTGTTGGCTTTTCCGATCATTCGGCGAAGGTAGCTACAGGTATTGCAGCCGTCGCATTAGGGGCGGAAATTCTGGAATTTCATGTGGTTTTTAACCGAAATATGTTTGGCCCAGATGTGTCATCCTCGCTTACCATAGACGAGACCAAATCATTGGTGGAGGGTGCAAATGACATATATACAGCACTTCGGAATCCTGTAGATAAAGCGGATAATTCGGCCTATACGCAACTCAAACAGATCTTTGAAAAGTCTTTGGCTGTTAACAAGAAACTACCACAGGGACATATCCTCGAGTTTGGCGACCTGGAAGCTAAAAAACCGAAAGGCTATGGTATTGACGCCGCAAAATATACAGAAGTGATTGGTAAACCCTTAAAAATGGGACTCGATCAATGGGATTTTTTAACTGAAGACGCAATCGACCTCAATGACTAA